In Saccharothrix syringae, the following are encoded in one genomic region:
- a CDS encoding DUF4082 domain-containing protein, translating into MRALVVLVLAAASVVVVGDVRPRPVHAQPAAAAVCDAPVVNKVACENTRTGAADWQVNYRDPSIVGFTTDISATPGSRVDFKVKTSASAYRVDVYRLGWYGGAGARLIGSTSRSGSSTQPACLRGTDGSALIDCGNWAVSVSWTVPVDAVSGIYYARLHRNDNGAENEIVFIVRDDTSTSKILFQTSDSTWAAYNRYGGNSLYFGDGPGQGGQAYKVSYNRPYTGGDGDENFIFNAEYPMLRFLERNGYDLSYTTDVDSARRGQLIKNHKVFMAVGHDEYWSNEQRANVEAARNAGVHLAFLTGNEIFWKTRWEKSIDSSRTDWRTVACYKETKGTQSDGLDDWTGTWRDPRYSPPQDGGRPENALLGNIFMVNGRRDDSLQVPAAYGKMRLWRNTDLQNLAAGSTYTFQPGTLGYEWNAVPDNGFQPDGVVKLSSTTVALNGPYLLKNHGDLYVSGTATHSVTYYRHSNGALVFGAGTVQWAWGVDDEHAYLTNTPTSDVRLQQATVNFLADMGVQPATLQANLRAATASTDTAPPVVALTTVPVTSTVGTAYTFSGTVTDAAGQVAGVEVSTDDQYWHPAVWQPGRGTWSYTYTPARSGPASLRVRAVDDSLNLSAPVTATPTTSARTCPCGMWTNDDRPAELELSDGSALELGVKWRADRSGYVRGVRFYKSPGNTGRHTGSLWTPTGQRLATGTFTNETASGWQTLLFATPVAVAANTTYVVSYLTPTGRYSTNIEYFSHYSRQRTYLEPLNALPSSVDGPNGLYRYGAGFPDRSAEDAYYWVDVVWAPTASG; encoded by the coding sequence GTGCGCGCCCTCGTGGTGCTGGTCCTGGCGGCCGCATCCGTCGTGGTGGTCGGCGACGTCCGGCCGAGGCCCGTCCACGCGCAGCCCGCCGCGGCGGCGGTGTGCGACGCGCCGGTGGTCAACAAGGTGGCGTGCGAGAACACCAGGACCGGTGCGGCCGACTGGCAGGTGAACTACCGCGACCCGTCCATCGTCGGCTTCACCACGGACATCAGCGCGACCCCCGGCAGCCGGGTCGACTTCAAGGTGAAGACCAGCGCGTCGGCCTACCGCGTGGACGTCTACCGGCTCGGCTGGTACGGGGGAGCGGGGGCGCGGCTGATCGGCTCGACCTCGCGCAGTGGCAGCTCGACCCAGCCGGCGTGCCTGCGCGGCACGGACGGCAGCGCGCTGATCGACTGCGGCAACTGGGCGGTGTCGGTCAGCTGGACCGTGCCGGTCGACGCGGTGTCGGGCATCTACTACGCGCGGCTGCACCGCAACGACAACGGCGCCGAGAACGAGATCGTGTTCATCGTCCGCGACGACACCAGCACGTCGAAGATCCTGTTCCAGACCTCCGACTCGACCTGGGCGGCGTACAACCGGTACGGCGGCAACAGCCTGTACTTCGGTGACGGCCCCGGTCAGGGCGGTCAGGCGTACAAGGTCAGCTACAACCGGCCCTACACGGGCGGCGACGGCGACGAGAACTTCATCTTCAACGCCGAGTACCCGATGTTGAGGTTCCTGGAGCGCAACGGTTACGACCTGAGCTACACCACCGACGTGGACTCGGCCCGCCGCGGCCAGTTGATCAAGAACCACAAGGTGTTCATGGCCGTCGGTCACGACGAGTACTGGTCGAACGAGCAGCGCGCCAACGTCGAGGCCGCCCGGAACGCGGGCGTGCACCTGGCGTTCCTGACCGGCAACGAGATCTTCTGGAAGACCCGCTGGGAGAAGTCCATCGACTCCTCCCGCACCGACTGGCGCACGGTGGCCTGCTACAAGGAGACCAAGGGCACCCAGAGCGACGGCCTGGACGACTGGACCGGCACCTGGCGCGACCCGCGCTACAGCCCGCCGCAGGACGGTGGCCGTCCGGAGAACGCCCTGCTGGGCAACATCTTCATGGTCAACGGCCGCCGCGACGACAGCCTCCAGGTGCCCGCCGCGTACGGCAAGATGCGGCTGTGGCGGAACACCGACCTGCAGAACCTGGCCGCCGGCAGCACCTACACCTTCCAGCCCGGCACGCTGGGCTACGAGTGGAACGCGGTGCCGGACAACGGCTTCCAGCCCGACGGCGTGGTGAAGCTGTCGTCGACGACCGTGGCCCTGAACGGCCCGTACCTGCTGAAGAACCACGGTGACCTCTACGTCTCGGGTACGGCGACCCACTCGGTCACCTACTACCGGCACTCCAACGGGGCGCTGGTGTTCGGCGCGGGCACGGTCCAGTGGGCGTGGGGCGTGGACGACGAGCACGCCTACCTGACCAACACGCCGACGTCCGACGTGCGGTTGCAGCAGGCCACCGTCAACTTCCTGGCCGACATGGGCGTGCAGCCCGCCACGCTCCAGGCCAACCTCAGGGCGGCCACCGCGAGCACCGACACCGCGCCGCCCGTCGTGGCGCTCACCACCGTGCCCGTCACCTCCACCGTCGGCACCGCCTACACCTTCTCCGGCACGGTCACCGACGCCGCCGGCCAGGTCGCCGGCGTCGAGGTCTCCACCGACGACCAGTACTGGCACCCGGCGGTGTGGCAGCCGGGGCGCGGCACGTGGAGCTACACCTACACCCCGGCCAGGTCCGGCCCGGCGAGCCTGCGCGTGCGCGCGGTCGACGACTCGCTCAACCTCTCCGCACCCGTCACGGCCACGCCCACCACGTCGGCGCGGACCTGCCCGTGCGGCATGTGGACCAACGACGACCGGCCCGCGGAACTCGAACTCTCCGACGGCTCCGCGCTGGAGCTGGGCGTCAAGTGGCGGGCCGACCGGAGCGGCTACGTGCGCGGCGTGCGGTTCTACAAGAGCCCCGGCAACACCGGCAGGCACACCGGCAGCCTGTGGACCCCGACCGGTCAGCGCCTGGCCACCGGCACGTTCACCAACGAGACCGCGAGCGGCTGGCAGACCCTGCTGTTCGCGACCCCGGTGGCGGTCGCGGCGAACACCACCTACGTCGTGTCCTACCTGACCCCCACCGGCCGCTACTCCACCAACATCGAGTACTTCAGCCACTACAGCCGCCAGCGGACCTACCTCGAACCGCTCAACGCGCTGCCCAGCAGCGTCGACGGCCCCAACGGGCTGTACCGCTACGGCGCCGGGTTCCCCGACCGGAGCGCCGAGGACGCCTACTACTGGGTGGATGTGGTGTGGGCCCCCACGGCGAGCGGCTGA
- a CDS encoding vanadium-dependent haloperoxidase, giving the protein MVMTVLAALALTVPLALVPQGATDANASPNAVVVWDVNAQTAIWDVARQSPPQVAGRGFAMVSGAVYDAVNAIAGTPYEPYLGAPRATGRESTDAAVGTAAHRVLDAIFPAQRDRLRAQYRDWLAAIPDGPAKRGGIRVGAQAATAMIAARRDDGAFDPRPWTVGTGPGQYRPTPPDFENTGAWVGFLKPFAIPDATMFRTPGPPAVTSRAYARDFDEVKRLGSATSTARTADQTEAALWWHDRRSVSWGMKRDLAVTQGLNTLETARLYALADLTGADGAIACANDKEFWHSWRPITAIRSADTDGNPATTADPGWTPLVVTPPNPDYPSGHTCRTAAQMTAYAHFFGRDDVPFSAFSPDSGTTRRFDSFSEATAEVVEARIWAGIHFRSADVDGVGLGTAVGNHITKHYFRPRR; this is encoded by the coding sequence ATGGTCATGACCGTTCTCGCTGCTCTCGCGCTGACGGTGCCGCTCGCACTCGTGCCGCAGGGCGCCACCGATGCGAACGCGTCACCGAACGCGGTCGTCGTCTGGGACGTCAACGCGCAGACCGCCATCTGGGACGTCGCGCGGCAGTCGCCGCCACAGGTCGCCGGACGCGGTTTCGCGATGGTCAGCGGCGCGGTCTACGACGCGGTGAACGCGATCGCCGGCACGCCCTACGAGCCCTACCTCGGCGCACCGCGGGCCACCGGGCGCGAGTCGACCGACGCCGCCGTCGGCACCGCCGCCCACCGGGTGCTGGACGCCATCTTCCCGGCGCAGCGGGACAGGCTGCGCGCGCAGTACCGCGACTGGCTCGCCGCCATCCCGGACGGACCGGCGAAGCGCGGCGGCATCCGGGTCGGCGCGCAGGCCGCCACCGCGATGATCGCGGCACGGCGGGACGACGGCGCCTTCGACCCCCGGCCCTGGACCGTCGGCACCGGGCCGGGGCAGTACCGCCCCACCCCGCCGGACTTCGAGAACACGGGCGCCTGGGTCGGTTTCCTGAAGCCGTTCGCCATCCCGGACGCGACGATGTTCCGCACCCCCGGGCCGCCGGCGGTCACGAGCCGCGCGTACGCCCGCGACTTCGACGAGGTCAAGCGGCTGGGCTCGGCGACGAGCACCGCCCGCACGGCGGACCAGACCGAGGCGGCGCTGTGGTGGCACGACCGGCGCTCCGTCAGCTGGGGGATGAAGCGGGACCTCGCCGTCACCCAAGGGCTCAACACCCTGGAAACCGCGCGCCTCTACGCGCTGGCCGACCTCACCGGCGCGGACGGTGCGATCGCCTGCGCCAACGACAAGGAGTTCTGGCACTCCTGGCGGCCGATCACCGCCATCCGGTCCGCCGACACCGACGGCAACCCCGCCACCACGGCCGACCCCGGCTGGACGCCACTGGTGGTCACCCCGCCGAACCCCGACTACCCCTCCGGCCACACCTGCCGCACCGCCGCGCAGATGACGGCGTACGCGCACTTCTTCGGGCGGGACGACGTCCCCTTCAGCGCGTTCAGCCCCGACAGCGGCACCACGCGGCGCTTCGACAGCTTCTCGGAGGCGACCGCCGAGGTCGTCGAAGCCCGCATCTGGGCCGGCATCCACTTCCGCTCGGCGGACGTCGACGGCGTCGGGCTCGGCACGGCCGTCGGCAACCACATCACGAAGCACTACTTCCGGCCCCGTCGATGA
- a CDS encoding GntR family transcriptional regulator — MFVFRLDTHSGVPPYLQLVQQVRQAVLLGFLQPGDRLPLIREVVEDLAINPNTVAKAYRQMEQEDLVTGRPGQGTFVNEQQSAAMPASTYTSLRRGLEAWLRRAYAAGLDERAVDALLASVHQQMRNEGVA; from the coding sequence GTGTTCGTCTTCCGGCTCGACACCCACTCCGGCGTGCCGCCGTACCTGCAACTCGTCCAACAGGTCCGCCAGGCGGTGCTGCTGGGCTTCCTCCAACCCGGTGACCGCCTCCCGCTCATCCGCGAGGTGGTCGAGGACCTGGCGATCAACCCGAACACCGTCGCCAAGGCGTACCGGCAGATGGAGCAGGAGGACCTGGTCACCGGCCGGCCGGGCCAGGGCACGTTCGTCAACGAACAGCAGTCGGCCGCGATGCCGGCGTCGACGTACACGTCGCTGCGCCGCGGCCTGGAGGCATGGCTGCGCCGCGCCTACGCGGCCGGCCTCGACGAGCGGGCGGTCGACGCGCTCCTCGCCTCCGTCCACCAGCAGATGAGGAACGAGGGCGTGGCGTGA
- a CDS encoding DUF4082 domain-containing protein produces MFRSARVLVAALLAAGGAAVLPGTAVADYGPAVQVFLTPTPGSHVEVGVPLQISGSSHYGEASHWEWGEISFDGGETWDYLDLPPTSENWQYFYTPTVEGDLTILVRAHEDRRVGEPRAVVVHVGGPSTTRPDSCGVILGCRPFIADVYPTVDTDPRPVELGLAFRVDRPGQIIGVEVTRPGNPPTPVRVRLWDSTGGVLADVTGVPTYGYRISLPQNTQVAAGERYVVSYSTGGLPYRSTEWQFSGEVVFAPFRLPVSAGVYSYDDGFPTESWHNSSYGIVPMFAG; encoded by the coding sequence ATGTTCCGATCCGCACGTGTCCTGGTGGCGGCGTTGCTCGCCGCGGGAGGGGCGGCCGTCCTGCCGGGCACCGCCGTGGCCGACTACGGCCCGGCCGTCCAGGTGTTCCTCACCCCCACCCCGGGCTCGCACGTGGAGGTGGGCGTCCCGCTGCAGATCAGCGGCTCGTCGCACTACGGGGAGGCCAGCCACTGGGAGTGGGGGGAGATCTCGTTCGACGGTGGCGAGACCTGGGACTACCTGGACCTGCCGCCCACCTCGGAAAACTGGCAGTACTTCTACACACCCACCGTCGAAGGCGATCTCACCATCCTCGTGCGTGCGCACGAGGACAGGCGCGTCGGGGAACCGCGGGCCGTCGTCGTGCACGTGGGCGGACCGTCGACCACGAGGCCCGACAGCTGCGGCGTGATCCTCGGGTGCCGGCCTTTCATCGCCGACGTGTACCCGACCGTGGACACCGACCCCCGGCCGGTCGAACTGGGCCTGGCCTTCCGGGTGGACCGGCCCGGGCAGATCATCGGCGTGGAAGTCACCCGGCCCGGCAATCCGCCGACGCCGGTCCGCGTGCGGCTGTGGGACTCGACGGGTGGCGTGCTCGCCGACGTGACCGGCGTCCCGACGTACGGCTATCGGATCTCGCTGCCGCAGAACACGCAGGTCGCCGCCGGTGAGCGCTACGTCGTGTCGTACTCCACCGGGGGCCTGCCCTACCGGTCGACCGAGTGGCAGTTCAGCGGCGAAGTGGTGTTCGCCCCGTTCCGGCTCCCGGTCTCGGCGGGTGTCTACAGCTACGACGACGGGTTCCCGACCGAGTCGTGGCACAACAGCAGCTACGGCATCGTGCCGATGTTCGCCGGCTGA
- a CDS encoding carbohydrate binding domain-containing protein, with translation MRPSRVLVLLVALLTSLSLIPTAAGAAAQAAKPLPARVFAPYFEAWTGENPATLAQQSGAKYLTFAFLQTAAKGSCTPLWNGDAGMPISPSVFGGEITALRANGGDAIPSFGGYTADHTGTEIADSCTDVARIAAAFQSVITTYDVSRLDLDVEVEALDNAAGIDRRNKAIKLTQDWAAANGRSVQFSYTLPTTPTGLAPSGLAVLRNAVANNARVDVVNLMTFDYYDGRQHQMADDTKTAAQGLVDQLAALWPGKTEAQRWAMVGVTEMIGVDDYGPAETFQVADARTVYDWAIAKGVNTLSFWALQRDNGGCPGGAAADNCSGIAQGTWEFSRIFAPFTGGGTPNPVNDFTLGVTPSSAAIDPGGSTTATVGTAVASGTAETVSLTAGPARAGLTATLSASGVTAGGSATLTVAAAATAVPGDYTVTVTGTSPSATHTASFSVKVKGTVPDGTIVNGGFEDGALTPWTAPGDAIVGTPAHSGAHALQVTPNGSGNGQASQAVTLTPNKTYTLKGWVRGNYAFIGVSGGATASAWTSAGDWTQLSVPFTTGASGAVTVYVHGWYGQPPVYADDFTIG, from the coding sequence ATGCGTCCGTCCAGAGTCCTGGTACTCCTGGTGGCCCTGCTCACCTCCCTGTCCCTCATCCCGACCGCCGCCGGCGCGGCGGCCCAGGCGGCCAAGCCGCTGCCCGCCCGGGTGTTCGCCCCCTACTTCGAAGCCTGGACCGGCGAGAACCCGGCCACCCTGGCACAGCAGTCCGGCGCGAAGTACCTGACCTTCGCGTTCCTCCAGACCGCGGCCAAGGGCTCCTGCACGCCGCTGTGGAACGGCGACGCCGGGATGCCGATCTCACCGAGCGTGTTCGGCGGCGAGATCACCGCGTTGCGCGCCAACGGCGGCGACGCCATTCCGTCGTTCGGCGGCTACACCGCCGACCACACCGGCACCGAGATCGCCGACAGCTGCACCGACGTGGCCAGGATCGCCGCCGCGTTCCAGAGCGTCATCACCACCTACGACGTGAGCCGGCTCGACCTGGACGTCGAGGTCGAGGCGCTGGACAACGCGGCGGGCATCGACCGCCGCAACAAGGCGATCAAGCTGACCCAGGACTGGGCCGCCGCCAACGGCCGCAGCGTCCAGTTCTCCTACACCCTGCCCACCACCCCGACCGGCCTCGCGCCCAGCGGCCTGGCCGTGCTGCGCAACGCGGTCGCCAACAACGCCCGCGTCGACGTCGTGAACCTGATGACGTTCGACTACTACGACGGCCGGCAGCACCAGATGGCCGACGACACCAAGACCGCCGCGCAGGGCCTGGTCGACCAGCTCGCCGCGCTGTGGCCGGGCAAGACCGAGGCCCAGCGGTGGGCGATGGTCGGCGTCACCGAGATGATCGGCGTGGACGACTACGGCCCCGCCGAGACCTTCCAGGTCGCCGACGCCCGCACCGTGTACGACTGGGCGATCGCCAAGGGCGTCAACACGCTGTCGTTCTGGGCGCTCCAGCGCGACAACGGCGGCTGCCCCGGCGGCGCTGCGGCGGACAACTGCTCCGGCATCGCCCAGGGCACGTGGGAGTTCAGCCGGATCTTCGCGCCGTTCACCGGCGGCGGGACCCCGAACCCGGTCAACGACTTCACCCTGGGGGTCACCCCGTCGTCCGCGGCGATCGACCCCGGCGGCTCGACCACCGCGACCGTGGGCACGGCGGTGGCCTCCGGCACCGCGGAGACGGTGTCCCTGACGGCGGGCCCGGCGCGTGCCGGTCTCACCGCGACCCTGTCGGCCTCCGGCGTCACCGCGGGCGGTTCGGCGACCCTGACCGTCGCGGCGGCGGCCACGGCGGTGCCCGGCGACTACACGGTCACCGTGACCGGCACCAGCCCCTCGGCCACGCACACGGCCTCGTTCTCGGTGAAGGTCAAGGGCACCGTGCCGGACGGCACGATCGTCAACGGCGGCTTCGAGGACGGCGCGCTGACGCCGTGGACCGCCCCCGGTGACGCGATCGTCGGCACGCCGGCGCACTCCGGCGCGCACGCGCTCCAGGTCACGCCGAACGGGTCGGGCAACGGGCAGGCGTCCCAGGCGGTCACCCTCACCCCGAACAAGACCTACACGCTCAAGGGCTGGGTGCGCGGCAACTACGCGTTCATCGGCGTGAGCGGCGGGGCGACCGCCAGTGCCTGGACGTCGGCGGGCGACTGGACGCAGCTGTCCGTCCCGTTCACCACCGGGGCGTCCGGCGCGGTCACCGTCTACGTGCACGGCTGGTACGGCCAGCCCCCCGTCTACGCGGACGACTTCACGATCGGCTAG
- a CDS encoding SDR family NAD(P)-dependent oxidoreductase: MTNNGNTAPVGLLAGKVVLITGASRGIGAAAARLFAREGAAVVLAARGTDALERVVAEVRADGGVADAVTTDLADRASIRAAVDRVERLHGRLDGAFNNGAVIQRPGPLDGTSDEDVEQQFEVNFRAHWTAMTAEAALMRRGGGGAIVNTSSIGSRRANPELPAYGAMKRALNSITESAAVTWGPQGIRVNGITPGGTATEMIDTWEALSPGVVEHYTALIPLGRMAEPREVAEAAAWLLSDRASMVTGAIVPVDGGAGA; encoded by the coding sequence ATGACGAACAACGGCAACACCGCACCCGTCGGCCTGCTCGCCGGCAAGGTCGTGCTCATCACCGGCGCCAGCCGCGGGATCGGCGCGGCGGCGGCCCGGCTCTTCGCGCGGGAGGGCGCGGCCGTCGTGCTCGCCGCCCGCGGCACCGACGCCCTGGAGCGGGTCGTCGCCGAGGTCCGCGCCGACGGCGGCGTCGCGGACGCCGTGACCACCGATCTCGCCGACCGCGCGAGCATCCGCGCCGCGGTCGACCGGGTCGAGCGGCTGCACGGCCGGCTCGACGGCGCGTTCAACAACGGCGCGGTGATCCAGCGGCCCGGCCCGCTCGACGGGACCAGCGACGAGGACGTCGAGCAGCAGTTCGAGGTGAACTTCCGGGCGCACTGGACCGCGATGACCGCCGAGGCCGCGCTGATGCGCCGGGGTGGCGGCGGGGCGATCGTGAACACCTCCAGCATCGGCAGCCGCCGCGCGAACCCGGAGCTGCCCGCGTACGGCGCGATGAAGCGGGCGCTCAACAGCATCACCGAGTCCGCCGCGGTGACCTGGGGACCGCAGGGGATCCGCGTGAACGGCATCACCCCCGGCGGCACCGCGACGGAGATGATCGACACGTGGGAGGCGCTGTCCCCCGGTGTCGTCGAGCACTACACCGCGCTGATCCCGCTGGGGCGCATGGCCGAGCCTCGCGAGGTGGCGGAGGCGGCCGCGTGGCTGCTCAGCGACCGGGCGTCGATGGTGACCGGCGCGATCGTGCCGGTCGACGGCGGCGCCGGGGCGTGA
- a CDS encoding helix-turn-helix transcriptional regulator — protein sequence MDKLELGAFLRSRRERLRPEDVGLPTGPRRRTPGLRREEVAVLAHISTEYYVRLEQGRAPRPSAEVLAGIAGALRLTDAESDHLHVLAGTAPSRTGLHRRDVRPSILALLGRLPQTAAIVVSAAFEVLAWNDLAAALMEDFARLAPDGRNLARRAFLEPADGGPPLYGLSDVAEFRHHVVMELRSTLARYPSDPAVTGLVTELRDASPDFARLWDRHDVQAPPVLTKTFRHPVVGEVTVDCDALALTDRDQHLVLYSAPPDSPAAEALALLGVLGAEAGDYRR from the coding sequence ATGGACAAGCTGGAGCTCGGGGCGTTCCTCCGCAGCCGCCGCGAGCGGCTCCGACCGGAGGACGTCGGACTGCCCACCGGCCCGCGCCGCCGGACACCGGGCCTGCGCCGCGAGGAGGTCGCGGTGCTCGCGCACATCTCCACCGAGTACTACGTCCGGCTGGAACAGGGCCGGGCGCCGCGACCGTCGGCCGAGGTGCTCGCCGGGATCGCGGGCGCGCTGCGGCTCACGGACGCCGAGTCCGACCACCTCCACGTCCTCGCGGGCACCGCGCCGAGCCGCACCGGGCTGCACCGGCGCGACGTCCGCCCGAGCATCCTCGCGCTGCTGGGCAGGCTGCCGCAGACGGCCGCCATCGTGGTCTCCGCCGCGTTCGAGGTGCTCGCCTGGAACGACCTCGCGGCCGCGCTGATGGAGGACTTCGCCCGGCTCGCCCCGGACGGGCGCAACCTGGCGCGCCGGGCGTTCCTGGAGCCGGCCGACGGCGGGCCGCCGCTGTACGGGCTCTCCGACGTCGCGGAGTTCCGGCACCACGTCGTGATGGAGCTCCGGTCCACCCTCGCCCGGTACCCGTCCGACCCCGCGGTGACCGGGCTCGTCACCGAGCTGCGCGACGCGAGCCCCGACTTCGCCCGGCTGTGGGACCGGCACGACGTCCAGGCCCCGCCGGTGCTGACGAAGACCTTCCGCCACCCGGTCGTCGGGGAGGTCACGGTCGACTGCGACGCGCTCGCGCTCACCGACCGGGACCAGCACCTCGTGCTCTACAGCGCGCCGCCGGACTCCCCCGCCGCCGAGGCCCTCGCCCTGCTGGGCGTGCTCGGCGCCGAGGCCGGCGACTACCGGCGGTAG
- a CDS encoding winged helix-turn-helix transcriptional regulator produces MPTPAHSTDPIATDPGFVFTPDCPSRPVLDQIADKWSMTVMAVLLRPTRFNEIKRRLDGVTQRVLTQTLRRLERNGMVRRTVLPTSPVGVEYSLTPLGESLREPFLNLYAWTVEHGAHIRASQAEFDARP; encoded by the coding sequence ATGCCGACCCCCGCGCACAGCACCGACCCCATCGCCACCGATCCCGGGTTCGTCTTCACCCCCGACTGCCCCAGCCGGCCCGTCCTCGACCAGATCGCCGACAAGTGGTCCATGACGGTGATGGCCGTGCTGCTGCGCCCGACCCGCTTCAACGAGATCAAGCGGCGGCTCGACGGGGTGACCCAGCGCGTGCTGACCCAGACGCTGCGCCGGCTCGAACGCAACGGGATGGTCCGGCGGACGGTGCTCCCGACGTCACCCGTGGGTGTGGAGTACTCGCTGACCCCGCTCGGCGAGTCACTGCGCGAACCATTCCTGAACCTCTACGCCTGGACCGTCGAGCACGGTGCGCACATCCGCGCCAGCCAGGCCGAGTTCGACGCGCGCCCGTAG
- a CDS encoding ABC transporter ATP-binding protein, translating to MTAAGFALRTDGVGKRYRKGWALRDCTLALPAGGVIALVGPNGAGKTTLLRLVVGLLAPTTGTVEVLGHDVTAGTPRTLSRVGFLAQDHPLYKRFTVADMLRFGRACNPRFDQGLAERRLAKLAIPLDRRTGALSGGQQAQVALALALAKRPDLLVLDEPVASLDPLARHEFLQVLMGAVAEGGVTVLFSSHVVHELERVCDHLVVLDRGRVTLTGDIDTLLAEHRLLVGPRTATDPDRAGAVVEAVHSDRHTTLLVRDGAIPAAPGWQARPVALEDLVLAYLRRSSEPGAEVTPVGAA from the coding sequence GTGACGGCGGCCGGGTTCGCGCTGCGCACCGACGGTGTGGGCAAGCGGTACCGGAAGGGCTGGGCGCTGCGCGACTGCACCCTGGCCCTGCCGGCGGGCGGCGTGATCGCCCTGGTCGGGCCGAACGGCGCGGGCAAGACCACGCTGCTGCGCCTGGTCGTCGGGTTGCTGGCACCGACCACCGGCACGGTGGAGGTCCTCGGCCACGACGTCACCGCCGGCACCCCGCGCACCCTGTCCCGGGTCGGGTTCCTGGCCCAGGACCACCCGCTGTACAAGCGCTTCACCGTCGCCGACATGCTCCGCTTCGGCCGGGCCTGCAACCCGCGGTTCGACCAAGGGCTGGCCGAGCGCCGGCTGGCGAAGCTGGCCATCCCGCTCGACCGCAGGACCGGCGCGCTCTCCGGCGGGCAGCAGGCCCAGGTCGCGCTGGCCCTGGCCCTGGCGAAGCGGCCGGACCTGCTCGTCCTCGACGAACCGGTGGCCAGCCTCGACCCGCTGGCCCGGCACGAGTTCCTGCAGGTCCTCATGGGCGCGGTGGCCGAGGGCGGGGTGACCGTCCTGTTCTCCTCCCACGTCGTGCACGAGCTGGAGCGCGTCTGCGACCACCTGGTCGTGCTCGACCGCGGCCGGGTCACGCTCACCGGTGACATCGACACCCTCCTCGCCGAACACCGGCTGCTCGTCGGCCCGCGCACGGCCACCGACCCCGACCGGGCCGGCGCCGTCGTGGAGGCCGTCCACAGCGACCGGCACACGACCCTGCTGGTGCGCGACGGCGCGATCCCGGCCGCGCCCGGGTGGCAGGCCCGGCCGGTCGCGCTGGAGGACCTGGTGCTGGCGTACCTGCGCCGGTCGTCCGAGCCCGGCGCCGAGGTCACCCCGGTGGGGGCGGCATGA
- a CDS encoding enoyl-CoA hydratase/isomerase family protein gives MPLDGFTTLRTDLDGGVLTITLDNPPVNALSAVMMRELRDLLTGLRSEAAVKVIVVQSGIPEFFIAHVDMNILEQADVFAELAASAPAGLNPFQALGELLRTQPQVTVVKLAGTARGGGAEFVAAADLAFAAAETAGLGQVEALMGITPGGGATQYLLERVGRNRALEIVLTGDRVDATTAAAYGWINRAVPAADLDAFVHRVAHRIAALADGVVAAAKRALPPRDHAAGFRTEHEAWAELLERPAARRLMAGALAHGGAQTVEGERDLEGLLRSVAARQA, from the coding sequence ATGCCCCTCGACGGGTTCACCACGCTGCGCACCGACCTGGACGGCGGCGTCCTCACCATCACCCTGGACAACCCGCCCGTGAACGCGCTGAGCGCGGTCATGATGCGCGAGCTGCGGGACCTGCTCACCGGCCTGCGCTCCGAGGCGGCGGTGAAGGTGATCGTCGTGCAGAGCGGCATCCCGGAGTTCTTCATCGCGCACGTCGACATGAACATCCTGGAGCAGGCGGACGTGTTCGCCGAACTCGCCGCCTCGGCTCCGGCCGGGCTCAACCCGTTCCAGGCCCTCGGCGAACTCCTCCGGACCCAGCCCCAGGTGACCGTCGTCAAGCTCGCGGGGACGGCGCGCGGCGGCGGTGCGGAGTTCGTCGCGGCCGCGGACCTGGCCTTCGCCGCCGCGGAGACCGCCGGCCTGGGCCAGGTCGAGGCCCTCATGGGGATCACGCCCGGCGGTGGCGCCACCCAGTACCTGCTGGAGAGGGTCGGCCGGAACCGCGCCCTCGAAATCGTCCTGACCGGCGACCGCGTCGACGCCACCACCGCCGCCGCCTACGGGTGGATCAACCGCGCGGTCCCGGCCGCCGACCTCGACGCGTTCGTGCACCGGGTCGCGCACCGGATCGCCGCCCTGGCCGACGGGGTGGTCGCGGCGGCCAAGCGCGCCCTGCCGCCGCGGGACCACGCCGCCGGTTTCCGCACCGAGCACGAGGCATGGGCGGAGCTGCTGGAACGCCCGGCCGCGCGGCGGCTGATGGCGGGCGCCCTGGCGCACGGGGGCGCGCAGACCGTCGAGGGGGAGCGGGACCTGGAGGGACTGCTGCGCTCGGTGGCGGCTCGGCAGGCGTAG